In Deinococcus terrestris, one DNA window encodes the following:
- the rfbD gene encoding dTDP-4-dehydrorhamnose reductase has translation MHNLELWAGVEPTVSRVGNDYLDQNVMSGFDHRLDDIDRLADLGITAMRFPLLWERTAPHGPERADWHWADTRLARLEGRGVEPIVGLVHHGSGPRHTHLLDPGFVEGVRAYARAVAERYPHLTAYTPVNEPLTTARFSALYGHWYPHARDERSFWTALFHQLQATVLAMREIRAVNPAARLIQTEDLGRTYSTPRMRYQADFENERRWLSLDLLLGRVDEAHPMWNYLRWIGAPEREVRWFAENPCPPNVLGLNVYVTSERFLDERLSHYPTHTHGGNGRDRYADVEAVRVRGEGIGGPGDRLREAHARSGLPLAITEVHLGCTREEQLRWLAGAWQAAQEVRAEGADVRAITVWAAMGAWEWNSLLTRRDGHYESGLWDIRAPEPRSTALVTLARELATGQTPSHPVLAGPGWWERPERLTFPPFGPVRAADPAGAPLLITGATGTLGQALARECEGRGLPYRLLRRQDLDIADAASVARALAEHQPWAVLNAAGYVRVDDAEQDPRNDRENVDGPRLLAEACAGAGVRLVTFSSDLVFDGRKGAPYVESDLPNPLNAYGRSKRAAEDAVLAALPEALVVRTSAFFGPWDPYNFAAHVVRELGAGRVLRAADDQVVSPTYVPDLTRAVLDLLIDGERGLWHLANPGAVSWADFARMVADVTGLDAGLVQGVPTAELGLTAARPAFSALDSERGEVMPSFVDALERWAQHAELPERAELAAD, from the coding sequence ATGCACAACCTGGAACTGTGGGCGGGGGTCGAACCGACCGTCAGCCGCGTGGGAAACGATTACCTCGACCAGAACGTCATGAGCGGCTTCGATCATCGCCTGGACGACATCGACCGCCTGGCCGACTTGGGCATCACGGCGATGCGTTTTCCGCTGCTGTGGGAACGCACGGCTCCCCACGGCCCCGAGCGGGCCGACTGGCACTGGGCCGACACCCGGCTCGCGCGGCTGGAAGGCCGGGGAGTCGAACCCATCGTGGGCCTGGTCCACCACGGCAGCGGGCCACGTCACACGCACCTGCTGGACCCCGGGTTCGTGGAGGGGGTGCGGGCCTACGCGCGGGCGGTGGCCGAGCGCTACCCGCACCTCACGGCGTACACGCCGGTCAATGAACCCCTCACGACGGCCCGGTTCTCGGCACTGTACGGGCACTGGTACCCCCACGCGCGGGACGAGCGGTCCTTCTGGACGGCCCTCTTTCACCAGCTTCAGGCGACGGTGCTGGCGATGCGCGAGATTCGAGCGGTGAATCCGGCCGCCCGCCTGATCCAGACCGAGGACCTGGGCCGCACCTACAGCACCCCCCGGATGCGCTACCAGGCCGACTTCGAGAACGAGCGGCGCTGGCTGAGCCTCGACCTGCTGCTGGGGCGGGTGGACGAGGCGCACCCGATGTGGAACTACCTGCGCTGGATCGGTGCCCCCGAGCGCGAGGTCCGGTGGTTCGCCGAGAACCCCTGCCCGCCCAACGTGCTGGGCCTGAACGTGTACGTGACGAGCGAACGCTTCCTCGACGAACGGCTGAGCCACTACCCCACCCACACCCACGGCGGCAACGGCCGCGACCGCTACGCTGATGTGGAGGCGGTGCGGGTGCGCGGCGAGGGGATCGGCGGCCCCGGCGACCGCCTGCGCGAAGCGCACGCCCGCTCCGGGCTGCCGCTGGCGATCACCGAAGTCCACCTGGGCTGCACCCGCGAGGAGCAACTGCGCTGGCTGGCGGGCGCGTGGCAGGCCGCGCAGGAGGTCCGCGCAGAAGGGGCCGACGTGCGGGCGATTACCGTCTGGGCGGCGATGGGCGCCTGGGAGTGGAACAGCCTGCTCACCCGCCGTGACGGGCACTACGAGAGCGGCTTGTGGGACATCCGTGCCCCCGAGCCGCGCTCCACCGCCCTGGTGACCCTGGCCCGCGAACTGGCGACTGGGCAGACGCCCTCGCACCCGGTCCTCGCCGGGCCGGGCTGGTGGGAGCGGCCCGAGCGCCTGACCTTCCCGCCCTTCGGCCCGGTGCGGGCGGCCGACCCCGCCGGAGCGCCCCTCCTGATCACCGGGGCGACGGGCACGTTGGGGCAGGCACTCGCCCGCGAGTGCGAGGGGCGCGGCCTTCCCTACCGGCTGCTGAGGCGGCAGGACCTCGATATCGCGGACGCGGCGTCCGTGGCGCGGGCGTTGGCCGAGCACCAGCCGTGGGCGGTCCTCAACGCCGCTGGATACGTCCGGGTGGACGACGCCGAGCAGGACCCCCGCAACGACCGCGAGAACGTGGACGGACCACGCCTGCTGGCCGAGGCCTGCGCCGGGGCAGGGGTGCGGCTGGTGACCTTTTCCTCCGACCTCGTCTTTGACGGGCGCAAGGGGGCACCTTACGTGGAATCTGACCTCCCCAACCCCCTGAACGCCTACGGCCGCAGCAAACGCGCCGCCGAGGACGCGGTGCTGGCGGCGCTGCCGGAAGCCTTGGTCGTCCGCACGAGCGCCTTCTTCGGCCCGTGGGACCCTTATAACTTCGCCGCGCATGTGGTCCGCGAGCTGGGGGCCGGGCGGGTGCTGCGGGCGGCCGACGATCAGGTGGTGTCGCCCACCTATGTGCCGGACCTGACGCGGGCGGTGCTCGACCTCCTGATCGACGGCGAGCGCGGCCTGTGGCACCTCGCCAACCCCGGCGCCGTGAGCTGGGCCGACTTCGCCCGCATGGTGGCGGACGTGACTGGGCTGGACGCAGGGTTGGTGCAGGGCGTCCCCACCGCCGAGCTGGGTCTGACCGCCGCCCGCCCCGCTTTCAGTGCGCTGGACAGCGAACGCGGCGAGGTCATGCCGAGCTTCGTGGATGCCCTGGAACGCTGGGCACAGCACGCCGAGCTGCCCGAACGGGCGGAACTTGCCGCCGACTGA
- the zapE gene encoding cell division protein ZapE, protein MIDLLARRPRLSPEDLTADLAPSARFRGVRFENYQPNPEFSSQAEARRSLQLFLQGAQARPGGFRLFRRARPEGRGLYLDGGFGVGKTHLLASTYHAAGGTRALMSFQDLMYVIGALGMTRAVEAFRGHDLLLIDEFELDDPGNTHMANTFLGQLMPAGTSVVATSNTEPGALGQGRFNASDFQRQIQGIAERFETHRIDGPDYRQRGTAPAQPLDPAEFAAWRARQPEATLAVVSHRDLGRLLIDVHPSRFARLLAGVEALGVTELAPMPDQNVALRFVHFVDKLYDLGLRAAFSGAPLGTLFSETYRHGAYAKKYSRCLSRLSELLRDARADLAAG, encoded by the coding sequence GTGATTGACCTGCTCGCCCGCCGCCCCCGCCTCAGCCCCGAGGACCTGACCGCAGACCTCGCGCCCAGCGCCCGCTTCCGGGGGGTGCGCTTCGAGAACTACCAGCCCAACCCCGAGTTTTCCAGCCAGGCGGAAGCCCGGCGCTCGCTGCAACTCTTCTTGCAGGGGGCGCAGGCGCGGCCCGGCGGCTTCCGGCTGTTCCGGCGGGCGAGGCCGGAGGGCCGGGGCCTGTATCTCGACGGCGGCTTCGGCGTGGGCAAGACGCACCTGCTGGCGAGCACCTATCACGCGGCGGGGGGCACCCGGGCGCTGATGAGCTTTCAGGACCTGATGTACGTGATAGGCGCCCTGGGCATGACCCGCGCGGTGGAGGCCTTCCGGGGCCACGACCTGCTGCTGATCGACGAGTTCGAACTCGACGACCCCGGCAACACCCATATGGCGAACACCTTCCTGGGCCAACTGATGCCCGCCGGGACGAGCGTGGTCGCCACCTCCAACACCGAGCCCGGAGCGCTGGGGCAGGGAAGATTCAACGCCTCGGACTTCCAGCGCCAGATTCAGGGGATCGCCGAGCGCTTCGAGACCCACCGCATCGACGGCCCCGACTACCGCCAGCGCGGCACGGCCCCAGCCCAGCCCCTGGACCCTGCCGAGTTCGCCGCGTGGCGGGCGCGGCAGCCGGAGGCGACCCTGGCCGTGGTCAGCCACCGCGACCTGGGGCGGCTGCTGATCGACGTGCATCCCAGCCGCTTCGCCCGGCTGCTCGCCGGAGTGGAGGCGCTGGGGGTCACGGAGCTCGCCCCCATGCCCGACCAGAACGTCGCCCTGCGCTTCGTGCATTTCGTGGACAAGCTCTACGACCTCGGCCTGCGGGCGGCCTTCAGCGGGGCGCCGCTGGGCACGCTCTTTTCCGAGACCTACCGCCACGGCGCCTACGCCAAGAAGTACAGCCGCTGCCTCAGCCGCCTCTCCGAACTGCTGCGCGACGCGCGGGCGGACCTCGCCGCCGGGTAA
- a CDS encoding aldose 1-epimerase: protein MRTETIAGERLTLEVLPDLGASVLGLRSASGRPVLRPVDREKVETSSQSACFVMIPYANRIAGARFPFGGEEVQLRPTTKDGLAQHGDVRHRPWQVERVTEAHLRATFDSRSFADMNWPWAFTALVESRLHGPHLDTTLSLTNADTREMPAGMGLHPYFVRRTDGVDPTLTFGAALTYDTDGQMLPLGPARPVRPEEDFRVPVAIGERTFDRVYTAWDGVLRLDWGTRALVLTADPVYSHLTVFTAPDGSLALEPVSHATNALNLAAQGVGGTDLKTLVPGQTLAGTVRLTLEGEW, encoded by the coding sequence GTGAGGACCGAAACCATCGCGGGCGAGCGCCTCACGCTGGAGGTGCTGCCGGACCTGGGCGCGAGCGTGCTGGGGCTGCGCTCGGCCTCCGGGCGCCCGGTGCTGCGGCCCGTGGACCGGGAAAAGGTGGAGACCAGCAGCCAGAGCGCCTGCTTCGTAATGATTCCCTACGCCAACCGCATCGCCGGGGCGCGGTTCCCCTTCGGCGGCGAGGAGGTGCAGCTCCGCCCCACGACCAAAGACGGCCTCGCCCAGCACGGCGACGTGCGCCACCGGCCCTGGCAGGTCGAGCGGGTAACGGAGGCGCACCTGCGGGCCACCTTCGACAGCCGCAGCTTCGCGGATATGAACTGGCCGTGGGCCTTCACCGCGCTGGTCGAGTCGCGCCTGCACGGGCCGCACCTCGACACCACCCTCAGCCTGACGAATGCCGACACCCGCGAGATGCCCGCCGGGATGGGGCTGCATCCGTACTTCGTCCGCCGGACGGACGGGGTGGACCCCACCCTCACCTTCGGCGCGGCGCTGACCTACGACACGGACGGGCAGATGCTGCCCCTCGGCCCCGCCCGGCCCGTGCGCCCAGAGGAGGATTTCCGGGTGCCCGTCGCCATCGGGGAGCGCACCTTCGACCGCGTTTACACGGCCTGGGACGGGGTGCTGCGGCTGGACTGGGGCACGCGGGCGCTGGTGCTGACCGCCGACCCGGTGTATTCGCACCTGACCGTCTTCACCGCACCCGATGGCAGCCTCGCCCTGGAACCTGTCTCGCACGCGACAAACGCCCTGAACCTCGCCGCGCAGGGGGTGGGCGGCACGGACCTCAAGACGTTGGTGCCGGGGCAAACGCTGGCGGGCACGGTGCGGCTGACACTGGAAGGCGAGTGGTAG
- a CDS encoding spore photoproduct lyase family protein, protein MTRPLLDIRHIYLEPRVEEYTRGQEILARFPEAERTLVDSHWNIPGLHGNAGLVKNWVKIKRQVLVLGVRKTFALRENGRSADWIAPGLANGCALSCAYCYVPRRKGFANPITTFVNVEDAVRALRRHAERLGPKTEPNQVDPHLWVYDIGENSDLSVDALLSDNVRDMVVLYRTLPNAKASFATKYVNRELLDYDPQGKTRIRFSLMPRSLARVLDVRTSPIRERIAAINDFVEAGYEVHLNFSPVVIYEGWTADYTELLREVRDSLSEQARAQLAAEVIFLTHNAALHEVNLGWHPKAESLLWTPQWQEQKRSQYGGENIRYRHGFKGKAVARFTELLARELPECRVRYAF, encoded by the coding sequence GTGACGCGCCCCCTGCTTGACATCCGGCACATCTATCTGGAACCGCGCGTGGAGGAGTACACGCGGGGGCAGGAGATTCTGGCGCGGTTTCCAGAGGCCGAGCGGACGCTGGTGGATTCGCACTGGAATATTCCGGGGCTGCACGGCAACGCGGGGCTGGTCAAGAACTGGGTGAAGATCAAGCGGCAGGTGCTGGTGCTGGGGGTCCGCAAGACCTTTGCTCTGCGCGAGAACGGGCGCAGCGCGGACTGGATCGCGCCGGGCCTCGCCAACGGGTGTGCGCTGAGCTGCGCGTATTGCTACGTGCCCCGGCGCAAAGGCTTCGCCAACCCGATCACGACCTTCGTGAATGTGGAGGACGCGGTGCGGGCCTTGCGCCGCCACGCCGAGCGGCTGGGGCCGAAGACCGAACCCAATCAGGTGGACCCCCACCTGTGGGTTTATGACATCGGTGAAAACAGCGACCTGAGCGTGGACGCGCTGCTGTCCGACAACGTGCGGGACATGGTGGTGCTGTACCGGACGCTGCCCAACGCCAAGGCCTCCTTCGCGACCAAGTACGTCAACCGCGAGTTGCTGGACTATGACCCACAGGGCAAGACGCGCATTCGCTTCTCGCTGATGCCGCGCTCCCTGGCCCGCGTGCTGGACGTGCGGACCTCGCCCATCCGGGAGCGGATCGCGGCCATCAACGACTTCGTGGAGGCGGGGTACGAGGTGCACCTCAACTTCTCGCCCGTCGTGATCTACGAGGGCTGGACGGCCGACTATACGGAGCTGCTGCGCGAGGTGCGGGACTCGCTGTCGGAACAGGCCCGCGCCCAACTCGCCGCCGAAGTTATTTTTCTGACCCACAACGCCGCCCTGCACGAGGTCAATCTGGGGTGGCACCCGAAGGCCGAATCCCTGCTGTGGACCCCGCAGTGGCAGGAGCAGAAGCGCTCGCAGTACGGCGGCGAGAACATCCGCTACCGGCATGGCTTCAAGGGGAAGGCGGTGGCCCGCTTCACGGAGCTGCTGGCGCGGGAGTTGCCGGAGTGCCGGGTGCGGTACGCGTTTTAG
- a CDS encoding DUF3197 domain-containing protein — MQVLEPLGLPGAPLETHRELMSLLGAAAGREGAGGPATLYLIADWQGVRDASRYAALITRGDEAVVTAPAFGPGYGPAGAEMLAELVEWAQAQGWPVREAVLNPSDFVRVLAEPDAEEVARLIAASNPSDPRIYTARPRPQPEAWQDAGAPVTATPD; from the coding sequence ATGCAAGTCCTCGAACCGCTCGGCCTGCCCGGTGCCCCGCTGGAAACCCACCGCGAGTTGATGAGCCTGCTCGGGGCCGCTGCGGGTCGGGAGGGCGCGGGTGGCCCCGCCACCCTGTACCTGATCGCCGACTGGCAGGGGGTCCGGGACGCCTCACGCTACGCCGCGCTGATCACGCGCGGGGACGAGGCCGTGGTCACCGCGCCCGCCTTCGGTCCGGGCTACGGTCCGGCGGGGGCCGAGATGCTCGCTGAGCTGGTCGAATGGGCGCAGGCGCAGGGCTGGCCCGTGCGCGAGGCCGTGCTGAATCCGTCCGACTTCGTGCGGGTGCTCGCTGAACCCGATGCGGAGGAAGTCGCCCGCCTGATCGCCGCGAGCAACCCCAGCGACCCGCGCATCTACACGGCGCGGCCCAGGCCCCAGCCCGAGGCGTGGCAGGACGCCGGGGCACCCGTCACGGCCACGCCGGACTGA
- a CDS encoding S4 domain-containing protein: MKPKLSALVAQARGGRVVRTPFVEGDDLDRRLLQDDDVRFVIAGGFPDARRVVLTLHPAHIPEVDSGVSVLRVTPGPGPAWDLQDFTVHLRRLELPEDTLGDVREERGGAFLVAATGKAASALEALTNLGGREVEVEEVGETAGRGSKTREVVVPSMRVDVVGAKGFGVSRAYFQQGIDGGKVRLNGSPARASSDIREGDSLSAEGLGRIDFKRVVNETRRGNFKVELEVHR; encoded by the coding sequence ATGAAGCCCAAGCTCAGTGCTCTCGTGGCCCAGGCGCGGGGCGGGCGCGTGGTGCGGACCCCCTTTGTGGAGGGCGACGATCTCGACCGCCGACTCCTGCAAGACGACGACGTGCGCTTCGTCATCGCGGGCGGCTTTCCCGATGCCCGCCGGGTGGTCCTGACCCTGCACCCCGCCCATATCCCGGAGGTGGACAGCGGCGTGAGCGTGCTGCGCGTGACCCCCGGACCCGGCCCCGCCTGGGACCTTCAGGATTTCACGGTGCATTTGCGGCGGCTGGAACTGCCCGAGGACACCCTCGGCGACGTGCGCGAGGAACGCGGCGGGGCCTTTCTGGTCGCCGCGACAGGCAAAGCCGCGTCGGCGCTGGAGGCCCTGACCAACCTGGGCGGGCGCGAGGTCGAGGTCGAGGAGGTCGGGGAGACGGCGGGCCGGGGGTCCAAGACCCGCGAGGTCGTCGTGCCCTCCATGCGGGTGGACGTGGTGGGGGCCAAGGGCTTCGGCGTGAGCCGCGCCTATTTCCAGCAGGGCATCGACGGCGGCAAGGTGCGGCTCAACGGCTCGCCCGCCCGCGCCAGCAGCGACATCCGCGAGGGCGACAGCCTCAGCGCCGAGGGCCTGGGCCGCATCGACTTCAAGCGGGTCGTGAACGAGACGCGCCGGGGCAACTTCAAGGTCGAGCTGGAAGTCCACCGATGA
- a CDS encoding endonuclease/exonuclease/phosphatase family protein yields MSKSCLAWLYLLTVALVWALGEWVGERTLPTLLLAYAPPLLWLLPAPLVLGWTLWRRQGVAVALAGTLLAAGGAGLLHWRPQTDGTLRVVTFNVAQGLHGSPDEIAAALRAADADLLLLQETNFVRPGFREALLDRLPGYAVRAGYEVTTLSRLPVLSATNHAAPGSRRTFLETRVRWRGQEVRVLNVHLGTVLVSSALRGDFDRVRQTRDVRAAQVARLSALAGEVPGPLVLGGDLNTPPRGLAYRELRQAFGPGAHDLAGRGPGWTFPGLFLRIDHLMARGLTPTRSWVLPESGSDHRALLAEYR; encoded by the coding sequence ATGTCCAAATCGTGCCTCGCCTGGCTGTATCTGCTGACGGTCGCGCTGGTCTGGGCGCTGGGCGAGTGGGTCGGGGAGCGGACGTTGCCCACGCTGCTGCTGGCCTATGCGCCGCCGTTGCTGTGGCTGCTGCCCGCGCCGCTGGTGCTGGGGTGGACGCTGTGGCGACGGCAGGGCGTGGCGGTCGCGCTGGCCGGAACACTTCTCGCGGCCGGGGGCGCGGGCCTGCTGCACTGGCGGCCCCAGACGGACGGAACGCTGCGGGTCGTCACCTTTAACGTGGCGCAGGGACTGCACGGCTCCCCGGACGAGATCGCGGCGGCGCTGCGGGCGGCGGACGCGGACCTGCTGCTGCTTCAGGAGACGAACTTCGTGCGCCCCGGCTTCCGCGAGGCGCTGCTCGATCGGCTGCCGGGCTACGCGGTGCGGGCCGGGTACGAGGTGACCACCCTCTCGCGCCTGCCCGTGCTGTCGGCCACCAACCACGCCGCGCCGGGCAGTCGCCGCACCTTTCTGGAGACGCGGGTGCGCTGGCGGGGCCAGGAGGTGCGGGTGCTCAACGTGCATCTGGGGACCGTGCTCGTGTCGAGTGCGCTGCGGGGCGACTTTGACCGGGTTCGGCAGACACGGGACGTGCGGGCGGCGCAGGTGGCGCGGCTGTCTGCCCTCGCGGGGGAGGTGCCGGGGCCGCTGGTGCTGGGCGGCGACCTCAACACGCCGCCGCGTGGTCTGGCCTACCGGGAACTGCGGCAGGCGTTCGGCCCAGGCGCCCACGACCTCGCCGGGCGGGGGCCGGGGTGGACCTTTCCGGGGTTGTTCCTACGAATAGATCACCTGATGGCGCGGGGCCTGACGCCGACGCGAAGCTGGGTTTTGCCGGAATCAGGAAGCGACCACCGGGCGCTGCTGGCCGAGTACCGCTGA
- the rlmB gene encoding 23S rRNA (guanosine(2251)-2'-O)-methyltransferase RlmB, whose product MLLYGRNPVLEALRDGRVSEVLLARGVEEAFVREVKETGVRVRFAARIELDQLAGTTQHQGILAEVEDLAWASVEDILDRAQHRGEDLLIVLLDGITDPRNFGAIIRSAEVLGAHGVAVEERRSAPLSPVVAKTAAGATSYLPVAQTKNLPRLIDRLKEGGVWVYGAAGEAAQDVGRLDLRGPVALVIGAEGEGLRRLVREKCDALVRIPTRGQVQSLNASVAAGILLYEAMRARGEG is encoded by the coding sequence ATGTTGCTGTACGGACGGAATCCGGTGCTCGAAGCCCTGCGCGACGGGCGGGTCAGTGAGGTGCTGCTCGCGCGGGGGGTCGAAGAGGCGTTCGTGCGCGAGGTCAAGGAGACGGGCGTGCGGGTGCGCTTCGCCGCGCGCATCGAACTCGACCAGCTCGCGGGCACCACCCAGCATCAGGGCATCCTCGCGGAGGTGGAGGACCTCGCCTGGGCCAGCGTGGAGGACATTCTGGACCGGGCGCAGCACCGGGGCGAGGACCTGCTGATCGTGCTGCTCGACGGCATCACCGACCCGCGCAACTTCGGGGCGATCATCCGCTCGGCGGAGGTGCTGGGCGCCCACGGGGTCGCGGTGGAGGAACGCCGCAGCGCTCCCCTGTCGCCCGTGGTCGCCAAGACGGCGGCGGGCGCCACGAGCTACCTGCCCGTCGCACAGACGAAGAACCTGCCCCGGCTGATCGACCGCCTCAAGGAAGGGGGCGTGTGGGTCTACGGGGCGGCGGGCGAGGCCGCGCAGGACGTGGGTCGCCTCGACCTGCGCGGCCCGGTCGCCCTGGTGATCGGCGCGGAGGGCGAGGGACTGCGCCGCCTCGTGCGTGAGAAGTGCGACGCCCTGGTCCGCATCCCCACGCGCGGCCAGGTGCAGAGCCTCAACGCCTCGGTCGCGGCGGGCATCCTGCTGTACGAGGCGATGCGGGCGCGGGGCGAGGGGTGA
- a CDS encoding tyrosine-type recombinase/integrase gives MPKQVLTQPEIQKLFAIAKADARYSERNTAILYLLLGCGMRAGEVAALQLSDIDWTQGILKVNGKTGYGQLPVDRQTLQALRRYVTHSRKALPQVGYVFVFNRRGITADTVSRLIARIGKRANIGRPIGPHILRHTFATAFIEAGGDPFSLKRILRHSTLHTSMLYVHNSPGSLRGSMENYGPLRGLNL, from the coding sequence GTGCCCAAACAGGTACTCACACAGCCGGAGATACAAAAGCTGTTCGCCATTGCAAAAGCGGACGCCCGGTATTCTGAGCGTAATACGGCGATTCTGTACCTGTTGCTGGGCTGTGGAATGCGGGCCGGAGAAGTCGCCGCATTGCAGCTTTCAGACATAGATTGGACACAGGGCATTCTGAAAGTGAACGGCAAAACAGGCTATGGACAGCTTCCGGTAGATCGGCAGACCTTACAGGCATTGCGCCGATACGTAACCCACAGCCGCAAAGCACTGCCCCAGGTGGGCTATGTGTTTGTGTTCAATCGGCGGGGCATTACTGCGGACACTGTGAGTCGGCTTATAGCCCGCATAGGCAAGCGGGCAAATATAGGTCGGCCCATTGGCCCTCACATACTGCGTCATACCTTTGCGACTGCATTTATTGAGGCAGGGGGCGACCCTTTCAGCCTGAAACGGATTCTGAGACACAGCACCCTGCACACATCCATGTTGTACGTTCACAACAGCCCCGGCAGTCTGAGGGGCAGCATGGAAAATTATGGCCCACTGCGGGGCCTGAACCTGTAG
- a CDS encoding helix-turn-helix domain-containing protein, giving the protein MDTQFIQIGEACKVLGISKPTLYRLISQGILPAVRTGDKFRLNRADVEKLSETGWRWADAEAQ; this is encoded by the coding sequence ATGGACACTCAATTTATTCAGATCGGAGAAGCATGTAAGGTGCTAGGCATTAGCAAGCCGACCCTGTATCGGCTTATTTCACAGGGCATTCTGCCTGCTGTGAGAACTGGAGACAAGTTCAGACTGAACAGGGCAGATGTTGAAAAGCTCAGTGAGACAGGCTGGAGGTGGGCCGATGCTGAAGCTCAATAA